A region from the Xenopus laevis strain J_2021 chromosome 4S, Xenopus_laevis_v10.1, whole genome shotgun sequence genome encodes:
- the dynlt4.S gene encoding dynein light chain Tctex-type 4 yields the protein MAGRPSPLSEEVLAQFNQTMAAEVTATLRNRAASISTRRSSHSVDLSPRPLLRLRSIDQRLPILSRRSSVVSNANIQFSRKNSLCALAPGKQLSLGPWTHYGRVSFSGLPLCQPIKEIEYENTYKTGPDNGCRFTPQRVQQVLEATLSSYLGDTKYSPLTCGQLSQSLAELIRSKVKDLIPSRYKVVCNVILGQMGQQGIKVASRSLWDPQNDNFASATYANSSLFAVALVHGVYYE from the coding sequence ATGGCAGGTCGTCCATCACCATTGTCAGAAGAGGTTCTGGCACAGTTCAACCAGACCATGGCTGCAGAGGTCACAGCTACCTTACGGAACAGGGCAGCCTCCATCTCTACACGAAGGAGCTCACATTCTGTTGATTTGTCTCCCCGGCCTCTGCTGCGCTTGAGAAGTATAGATCAACGTTTACCTATTCTTTCTCGAAGGAGCTCAGTTGTTAGCAATGCAAATATACAATTTTCCCGCAAGAACTCTCTTTGTGCTCTGGCACCTGGCAAGCAATTGTCTCTTGGACCTTGGACCCATTATGGACGTGTGAGTTTTTCAGGGCTACCCCTATGCCAGCCAATCAAGGAAATTGAGTATGAAAACACCTACAAGACTGGTCCAGATAATGGCTGCAGATTCACCCCACAACGAGTCCAACAGGTTCTGGAGGCTACACTAAGCAGCTATCTGGGTGATACTAAGTACAGCCCACTGACTTGTGGACAACTGTCCCAAAGTCTTGCAGAACTAATACGTAGTAAGGTGAAGGACCTTATTCCTTCTCGCTACAAGGTAGTATGCAATGTCATTTTGGGCCAGATGGGTCAGCAAGGTATAAAGGTAGCAAGCCGTTCTCTGTGGGACCCACAGAATGATAACTTTGCCTCTGCTACGTATGCAAATTCATCTCTGTTTGCCGTTGCTTTAGTACATGGTGTATATTATGAATAA
- the plk3.S gene encoding serine/threonine-protein kinase PLK3 yields the protein MESACYIQSHPYQCNALGADLYRTTHQTGPAVPRSPKPDPRRSPQQQPCKLITDPLSGKAYTKGRLMGKGGFARCYEMTEVSTNKTYAVKVIPHSRVAKPHQREKIVNEIDLHRELHHKHVVKFSHHFEDSENIYIFLELCSRKSLAHIWKARHTLLEPEVRYFLKQIISGLKHLHLKGILHRDLKLGNFFINESMELKVGDFGLAARLEPPEQRKKTICGTPNYLAPEVLYRQGHGPESDIWSLGCVMYTLLCGTPPFETSDLKETYRCIKQVKYTLPACLSSAAKNLLMGILKRTPGERLTLDQILEHEFFTKGYTPDKLPPSSCVMVPDLHPPNPAKSLFTKVAKSLFGKNKSKTKKSPTDEKDDISKLVTGLVKTSICRQLSYKTVDGNEVAPVTSPAVTGYSSPVDTLTEEASGKSVSRSIRGSLVSSSDAFEDCITAAGVMETALAILKDCLSSMPAVEGNPSSLAKPEHFVWVSKWVDYSNKYGFGYQLSNRSIGVLFNSGTHMVFPAHRRHVHYNLTNSRHFVFPTSTVPEQLQGQMSILQYFATYMEKNLMKGGDLPCHEEGSQTPLLLLQWVKTEHALLMLFSNGTLQVNFYNDHTKIILCKPLDAYLLTYINRDRNSQTFLLSTLAQTGCRSEMYHRLKYTVKLLQQKAVS from the exons ATGGAATCCGCTTGTTATATTCAGTCCCACCCTTACCAATGCAACGCGCTGGGCGCGGATTTATATCGGACTACTCACCAGACCGGACCCGCTGTTCCTCGCTCACCCAAGCCTGATCCTCGGCGCTCTCCGCAGCAACAGCCCTGTAAGCTCATCACAGACCCACTGAGCGGCAAGGCGTACACTAAGGGCAGGCTCATGGGCAAG GGTGGGTTTGCACGCTGTTATGAAATGACAGAGGTCTCTACTAACAAAACATATGCAGTCAAAGTTATTCCACACAGCCGTGTTGCAAAACCTCATCAGAGAGAGAAG attgtaaaTGAAATAGACCTTCACAGAGAGCTTCATCACAAACATGTGGTCAAATTCTCACATCACTTTGAAGACTCTGAGAACATATACATTTTCCTTGAACTTTGCAGCCGAAAA TCTCTCGCCCACATCTGGAAAGCTCGGCACACACTACTAGAACCAGAAGTGCGGTATTTTTTGAAACAGATCATTTCTGGATTGAAGCATTTGCACCTTAAAGGCATCCTGCACAGAGACTTGAAACTAG GTAATTTCTTCATCAATGAAAGCATGGAACTAAAAGTTGGAGACTTTGGATTAGCTGCCCGTTTGGAGCCCCCTGAGCAGAGAAAGAA AACTATATGTGGAACACCAAACTACTTGGCACCTGAAGTTCTCTACAGGCAGGGGCATGGACCAGAATCTGACATATGGTCTCTAGGATGTGTCAt GTATACATTGCTCTGTGGAACCCCACCGTTTGAGACATCTGATCTAAAGGAGACCTACCGCTGTATAAAACAGGTGAAATATACCTTACCAGCCTGTTTGTCCTCTGCTGCAAAGAACCTTCTCATGGGAATCCTAAAACGCACCCCTGGGGAGCGACTTACACTTGACCAGATTCTAGAGCATGAATTCTTTACAAAG GGTTACACTCCAGATAAGCTTCCCCCAAGCAGCTGTGTAATGGTTCCTGACCTTCATCCACCCAATCCTGCAAAGAGCCTCTTCACTAAAGTTGCCAAAAGCTTGTTTggcaaaaacaaatcaaaaa caaagaaaAGTCCCACTGATGAGAAAGATGATATCTCTAAGTTAGTCACAGGACTGGTAAAAACATCCATCTGCAGACAGCTGAGTTACAAGACTGTGGATGGAAATGAG GTTGCCCCAGTAACTAGTCCTGCTGTAACTGGCTACTCCAGCCCTGTGGACACTTTGACTGAAGAAGCTTCTGGGAAATCTGTGTCTCGTTCTATTCGTGGCAGTTTggtcagcagtagtgatg CATTTGAAGACTGCATCACAGCTGCTGGGGTGATGGAGACTGCCCTTGCAATTTTAAAGGATTGTTTGTCCTCTATGCCAGCAG TTGAGGGGAATCCTTCCAGCCTGGCAAAACCTGAGCATTTTGTCTGGGTTAGCAAATGGGTTGATTACTCTAACAAATATGGCTTTGGCTATCAGCTGTCCAACCGCAGTATAGGAGTTCTCTTTAACAGTGGAACCCACATGGTGTTTCCTGCTCATCGCAG ACATGTGCACTACAACCTCACAAATAGCCGCCATTTTGTATTCCCAACATCTACTGTTCCGGAGCAGTTGCAGGGACAGATGAGCATTTTACAGTACTTTGCCacatacatggaaaaaaatctaatgaaG GGAGGCGACCTTCCATGCCATGAAGAAGGAAGCCAGACCCCATTACTACTACTGCAATGGGTGAAAACCGAACATGCACTGTTGATGCTTTTTAGCAATGGTACACTACAG GTGAATTTTTACAATGACCACACTAAAATTATCCTCTGCAAGCCTCTGGATGCTTACCTGCTTACATACATCAACAGAGATCGTAATTCTCAGACATTCCTCCTGAGTACCCTTGCACAAACTGGCTGTCGGTCTGAAATGTACCATCGCTTAAAATACACTGTGAAACTGCTCCAGCAAAAGGCCGTGTCCTAG